One region of Syntrophobacter fumaroxidans MPOB genomic DNA includes:
- the folE2 gene encoding GTP cyclohydrolase FolE2: MIDVQSRFDSRNIRVDKVGVKDIRYPITVMDKTNGIQHTVASVNMYVNLPREFKGTHMSRFIEILNEFHGNLDIREFPSILQSVQEHLSAESAHLELSFSYFIKKLSPVTGCAGLMEYGCRVAGSLDSNRGHDLVLEVNVPISTVCPCSKEISSYGAHNQRGMVRLAVRFKKFVWIEDLVRLVECAASSEVYSVLKRPDEKFVTESAFDNPKFVEDVVRDIAKELKADQNISWFLVDVENFESIHNHSAYACIERSK; this comes from the coding sequence ATGATAGACGTACAGAGCCGATTCGATAGCCGCAACATCAGGGTGGACAAGGTGGGTGTCAAGGACATCCGTTATCCGATCACCGTGATGGACAAGACCAACGGGATCCAGCACACGGTGGCGTCCGTCAATATGTACGTGAATCTTCCGCGTGAATTCAAAGGGACTCACATGAGCCGATTCATTGAAATCCTCAACGAATTCCACGGAAACCTTGACATCCGGGAGTTTCCGTCCATACTGCAATCCGTCCAGGAGCACCTGAGCGCCGAATCCGCTCACCTGGAGCTCAGTTTCTCCTACTTCATCAAGAAGCTGTCTCCGGTTACGGGCTGTGCCGGGCTGATGGAATACGGCTGTCGGGTGGCCGGCTCCCTGGACTCCAATCGTGGGCATGATCTGGTCCTGGAAGTCAACGTGCCGATTTCCACGGTCTGCCCCTGTTCGAAGGAAATCAGCAGCTACGGCGCCCACAATCAGAGGGGGATGGTCCGACTGGCGGTGCGGTTCAAGAAATTCGTCTGGATTGAAGACCTGGTGAGGCTGGTGGAGTGCGCGGCGTCATCGGAAGTTTACTCCGTGCTGAAACGGCCCGACGAAAAATTCGTGACGGAAAGCGCTTTCGACAACCCCAAATTCGTCGAGGACGTGGTGCGCGACATCGCCAAGGAGCTCAAGGCAGACCAGAACATCAGCTGGTTCCTGGTGGATGTGGAGAATTTCGAATCGATACACAATCACAGCGCTTACGCGTGCATCGAGCGCAGCAAATGA
- a CDS encoding AAA family ATPase, with protein sequence MHRSESFEAVCRAMSDRDFYPHRVTRLERRDTHISTVFLTGDWAYKIKKPVNFGFLDFTTLEERQRLCRQEVSLNQRLTHDVYMGVVAVRRDESGRLSLEGSGRTVEVAVKMKQLPEEACLGNLLERNVAGRAEMEALGRHLAIFYQCCAVGREIDRYGHPEVVGYNMEENFDQVEPYVGSLVKAEEWEFIRQVSRTFLVNREALFLDRIRDGRIRDGHGDLRVEHIYWHGGLQIIDCIEFNDRFRYGDAAIDLAFLHMDMERLGHADLSRAVMAAYVRQADDPELYALLDFYAAYRAVVKLKVACLGYDALEEEAARANAAALVRTYEELAYRYAIRFSRPTLWVFCGLPATGKTSLAAAVSGPLRLRRFSSDSVRKQTIPGEHVVPYGQGIYRPEMRGRVYSRLLALAQDQLKSGHSVILDATFGERHWRDEAARLARDLDANLVFVECAARMESIRDRLEKRGREKGESDARLLQLPEIMAHYQPPDEVPPANRLRVDTDEPAAGTLVELLERAYILICGQVSSVL encoded by the coding sequence ATGCATAGATCGGAATCATTCGAAGCAGTCTGTCGGGCCATGTCCGACCGCGATTTCTACCCTCACCGGGTGACCCGCCTGGAGCGCCGCGACACGCACATTTCCACGGTATTTCTCACCGGCGACTGGGCCTACAAGATAAAAAAACCGGTCAACTTCGGTTTTCTCGATTTCACCACGCTCGAAGAGCGTCAGCGACTGTGCCGGCAGGAAGTGTCCCTCAACCAGAGGCTCACCCACGATGTCTATATGGGGGTCGTCGCTGTCCGCCGGGACGAGTCCGGACGGCTGTCCCTGGAGGGGAGCGGCCGGACGGTCGAAGTCGCGGTCAAAATGAAGCAACTCCCCGAAGAAGCGTGCCTGGGGAATCTCCTGGAGCGGAACGTCGCGGGGCGCGCCGAGATGGAAGCCCTGGGGCGGCATCTGGCGATCTTCTACCAATGTTGCGCCGTCGGCCGGGAAATCGATCGATACGGTCATCCGGAAGTCGTCGGGTACAACATGGAGGAAAACTTCGATCAGGTGGAACCGTATGTCGGGAGCCTCGTGAAGGCGGAAGAGTGGGAATTCATCCGCCAGGTGAGCCGCACGTTTCTGGTGAACCGGGAAGCACTCTTTCTCGACCGCATCCGGGACGGCCGCATCCGGGACGGTCACGGTGATCTGAGAGTCGAGCACATCTACTGGCACGGAGGACTTCAGATCATCGACTGCATCGAGTTCAACGATCGCTTCCGTTACGGCGACGCGGCAATCGATCTGGCTTTTCTGCACATGGACATGGAAAGGCTGGGGCATGCGGACCTGAGCCGGGCAGTGATGGCCGCATACGTCCGGCAGGCGGATGATCCCGAACTGTATGCCCTCCTGGACTTCTACGCCGCCTATCGCGCCGTCGTGAAACTCAAGGTGGCCTGCCTGGGGTACGACGCGCTGGAGGAGGAGGCAGCCAGGGCGAACGCGGCGGCGCTCGTCAGGACATACGAGGAACTGGCCTATCGATATGCGATCCGGTTCAGCCGACCCACGCTCTGGGTTTTCTGCGGGCTGCCGGCGACGGGGAAGACCTCGCTTGCGGCGGCAGTTTCCGGGCCGCTCAGGCTGCGGCGCTTCAGCTCGGACTCCGTCCGAAAGCAAACGATTCCCGGAGAACACGTGGTTCCTTACGGGCAGGGCATCTACCGTCCCGAAATGAGGGGGCGGGTTTATTCAAGGCTCCTGGCCCTGGCCCAGGACCAGCTGAAAAGCGGGCATTCGGTCATTTTGGACGCCACCTTCGGGGAGCGCCATTGGCGCGATGAAGCGGCGCGCCTGGCACGGGATCTTGACGCGAACCTGGTTTTCGTCGAATGCGCCGCGAGGATGGAGAGCATTCGCGACAGGCTGGAGAAACGCGGGCGGGAAAAGGGTGAATCGGATGCGCGCCTGCTGCAACTGCCCGAAATCATGGCACACTATCAGCCGCCCGACGAGGTGCCGCCCGCGAACCGTCTGCGGGTGGATACCGACGAACCCGCCGCCGGGACGCTGGTCGAATTGCTCGAACGCGCCTACATTCTGATATGTGGCCAGGTTTCATCGGTGCTGTGA